The stretch of DNA GTCCACCTAATTGGCCAGAACCAAATTGTAGTGGTTTTAATAGTGAATCGCTAGTATGTGAAACGCTAGTAAATGCCAATACGACAAAAAGCACAATAAAAATTAATTGAATAACGATTAAGGTAAAGTTAACAGAATTGATTAATCTTATTCCTAAATAATTAAGTATACTAACACTAATTAATGATGCTAAAACAAATACACTTGCAGGAATAGCGGGGAAGGCTTCATGTAAGTAAAGTCCTAACACGATATAATTTAAAATAGGTAAAAAGAGATAATCTAGGATCTGCGCCCAACCGATTAAAAAACCTATCTTGCCACCGAAAGTATGTAAAACATAAGAATAAGCTGAACCGGCAAGCGGTAAGCGATTCGCCATGCGACAATAACTTAGAGCGGTAAAAAAAATCATCATCAATGTAATAACATAGGCAATAGGTAAATGCCCATTACTGATGACGGTTACTTGTCCATAAGTCGTAAATATTCCTAATGGAACCATATAAGCTAAACCAAACGCAATTAATGCTGGAGTGGTTAAAACTCGTTTCATTTTTATTGCGGACATTGACCTTTTACTCCTGTGTCCAGATTAACAATAAAAAACTACTAATATAGTTTTATGCCTTCAAGTTCAGAGTCAATCAATATTGATGACTCCCTTTTAACCGTTGATGATGAAAATATATCATTTGGTTATGGTTTTACTCATGTTTATAAACTAATTTTCCTCCAACGATAGTCTTGATAATTTTAATATGTTCAATTTCATCAGCTGAAATTGTAAATGGGTTTTTATCAACAATTATAAGATCTGCAAATTTACCCGTCTCAATTGAACCAATATATTGCTCTTGGCTTAACATAAATGCGGCATCAATAGTTGCAGCCCTTAACACCTCTGTAATGGTCAAGTTTCGGTCACTATCAAGTCGTTTAGTCTTTTTACCAACATGGCTATAGCCAGTGCGAGTCATTGCCACCTTAAAGTTATACCATTCATTTAATGGATCAATTGGCCAGTCGCTACCAAAAGCAACTTTAGCGCCAGCATCGATAAATTTAGCACATGGTTCTAAGTCATTATAACGCTCAGCACCAAGCATAAGATTAAACTGTTCCATCATTTCATTTGTAGGCCCAGCCCATTGAAATGAAACTGTGGCAATCGCATTGAGATCGGCAAACCTTTTATATTGATGGGGTGCGGCAAGTTCATTATGTGCAAGGCTAGGTCGAATGTGATTTAAATGTGGATATTGCTCACGCATAGTTTGAATATGGTTAAGTACCGTTTCAATTGCGCCATCAGCAACGGTATGCATATGAGGATTAAATCCAGCTTCACTCGCTGCAATAATTAATTGCGCTAAAATAGCATTATCATAATAAAGATCACCTAAGCGATTTGACTCAACAAAATTGGGTTGTTCAAAAGATCCTTGATTGATGCGGTAAGGCTTTAATAATGAGGCGGTCATTAACGGTGCTTGCAAAACACCATCAACAAAAAATTTAACTAATGATATTTTTAATCCAGGTTTTGGTTGTGCTTTTGTATCACTATAACTCTCTGCAAATAGCTTAACTTTATGAATAGATTTAACTATGTCTGACGGCGTTATTGCATCATCAGGCGTAATTTCGGCAGCGCCAAATAATCGGATAGTTAAATTATCTTGATGAGAAAGTGCTTTAAATGCATTAAATTGCAGCTCAGCAGCCCTTGCATCCATAGCTGTTGTAACACCTTGTTTATTTAATTCATGCTGAACTAATTTTGCAACTTCAATTGCTTGTTTATCATTTAATGCTGGAATACTATCAAATGCTCGCATTGCAGGGGCATCTTCTAAAATTCCATTTAGCTCACCATCTGCCGTTCTTCCAATTTTACCATCTTTAGGTTCTGGCGTATTGCGATCTAAAGCGAATTTTTCAAGAGCACGAGTATTGGCAACTAATGTATGGCAATCATTCGAGAATAAAATAACCGGCCTTGCTGTTTGCAGACGATCTAAATCTGCACGGGTAATATCGGTACCTAATGGTAAGACTTCTTGGCGTAGCCAACCACGAACTTGTAACCAGTCATTAGAACTATTACAAGGATCGCGGTCTAAGTAATTTTGAATTTTCGTTAATGTATCTTCAACCGTCAAACTTGCATAATCAAGGTGACACCCAGATAGCTGCATACCGCCCCAAAAAGGATGTAAGTGGGCATCAATGATACCTGGAAGCATCGTTTTACCTTGTAGGTCGATAATATCGGTATCTTGATTGACCAATGATTTAATTTGCGAAGTCGAGCCGCACGCTATAATATAGCCATCAGCAATTGCGATAGCCTCACAAACTGTATTTTTACTATCGGCAGTATAGATATAACCATTGATATAAACTGATTCTGCGTAAGAATGATCCGTTACCATTGATAACATTCCTTGTAACATTTGACTGAAGAAAAAAATGGACAAGAGAAGATAGCAGATTTATGGTGTCTGACAAGCAAAATTTTACTGTTTTCTTAATTAAAATAATTAATAGGTTGAGTTTAGTAAAAAACAGTGTTAAATATAACGCCTAAGTTACAGCGTCACTAAGAAAATAGTATGAAATATCAACAGTTAGAAAATTTAGAATATGGTTGGAAATGGAAGTACTTAACTAAAAAACACCAAGAAGGTGAAGATATTACCCGTCATCTTGAAAGAAGTGAAGCCAAAAATGCCATACAACAATTATTGTCTTTAGAGCATAATCCGACTAAAGTGGCGGACTGGATAACTGAGCACTTAAATCCTGAGTTAGATAATCGAATGAAACAAACCATTCGAGCAAGACGAAAACGTCATTTTAATGCTGAGCATCAAAATACTCGTAAAAAGTCTATCGATCTTGAATTTTTAGTTTGGCAGCGTTTAGCGAATTTAGCTAAACGCCGTAACGTCACTTTATCAGAAATTATCATTCAACTAATTGATGATGCGGAACAAAAAGAGTTATACGCTGATAAAGTCTCAACAATTAAAGATGACTTAATGTCTTTACTTTTTGATACTAAAGAGTAGAAAGTTAAATAATATATTATATTGAAAATATAGGTAAGAATCATGGGAAAATCCCTAGTTATTGTGGAATCACCAGCAAAAGCAAAGACGATTAACAAATATCTTGGTAAAGAATATGTTGTTAAATCGAGTATTGGTCATATCCGCGATCTTCCTGTTAGCGGTAATAAGTCTACAAGTACATCTGAAGAGACAAAAAAAGCAACTGGCAAAAAAGTAAAACGTTCACCGCAGCAGGTGCTTGTAGATCGTATGGGCGTCGATCCTTATCATGACTGGCAGGCAAATTATGAGATTTTACCTGGTAAAAGCAAGGTTGTTGCTGAACTAAAAAAACTCGCCAAAGATGCAGACACTATATATCTCGCGACCGACTTGGATAGAGAAGGGGAAGCCATTGCTTGGCATTTAAAAGAAGTCATTGGTGGTGAGGACGAAAAATATCGCCGTGTAGTATTTAATGAAATTACTAAAGCTGCAATCCAAAATGCATTTAAAAAGCCAAGTTTACTTGACATAGATCGTGTTAATGCCCAACAAGCGCGCCGTTTTATGGATAGAGTCGTTGGTTTTATGTTATCACCACTATTATGGAAAAAAGTGGCTAGAGGATTATCGGCCGGCCGAGTTCAATCCGTTGCCGTTGCGCTAGTTGTTGAGCGTGAACGTGAAATTCATGCCTTTATTCCGCAAGAGTATTGGGATCTTTATGCTGATCTTAAAACTAAAGCGAAAGATAAACTTGCCATGCAAGTGACCCATTTTAAAAATAAAGCATTTGAACCCAAAGATAGGGTTGCAATTGATATGGCATTAGATGAGTTAAATCATTGCCAATATCAAGTTAAAAATATTGAAGAAAAGCCAACTAAAAGTAATCCTACCGCGCCATTTATTACTTCAACACTACAGCAAGCAGCAAGTACAAGGCTTGGTTTTGGGGTTAAAAAGACCATGACTTTAGCTCAGCGCCTATATGAAGCTGGTTATATTACTTATATGCGTACAGACTCAACTAATTTAAGCCAAGATGCGTTAAATATGGTTAGAGGCTATGTTGAAAAAGAATTTGGTAAAAAATATTTGCCTGAGAAACCTAATTTTTATGCGAGTAAACAAAATTCACAAGAAGCGCATGAAGCAATTCGCCCTTCAGACGTGTCATTACTAGGTGAACACTTAACTGATCTAGAATCAGATGCGCGTAAGTTATATCAACTTATTTGGCGCCAGTTTGTAGCATGTCAAATGACGGTGGCTGAGTACAGTTCTACAACAATTAGTGTTCAAGCGGGTAATTTTACCTTAAAAGCAAAAGGTAGAACGTTACGCTTTGATGGTTGGACAAAAGTACAACCTCAATTAATGAAAAATAATGACGATAAAATTTTACCGGCAGTTAAAATTGATGAAATGTTGGAACTACTAACCTTAACACCAACGCAGCACTTTACTAAACCAGCCGCTCGTTATAATGAGGCCTCTTTAGTTCGTGAGCTTGAAAAACGCGGAATAGGTCGTCCATCAACTTATGCAACGATTATTTCAACAATACAAGATCGTGGTTACGTAAGGCTTGATAGTCGACGTTTTTATGCTGAAAAAATTGGTGAAATAGTAACAGATAGATTAAGTGAAAATTTCAATGATTTAATGAGTTATGACTTTACCGCCCGCATGGAAGATACGCTTGATGATGTGGCGAATAAAAAGAATGATTGGAAACACGTACTCAATACCTTTTTTGCAGATTTCTCATCTCACCTTGATGTTGCTGAAAAAGAACCAAATGAAGGGGGCATGCAGTTAAATCCTTTAGTCTTAACACCAGAGGTAAAATGCCCAAATTGCCAGCGTGAAATGGGGATAAAAACCGCGAGTACGGGCGTATTTTTAGCATGTTCTGGTTATAGTTTACCGCCGAAAGAACGCTGCAAACAAACCATTAATTTAATTCCAGAGCACGAAGCACTCAATATTTTAGAAGATGATAGCGAAAATAGCACCGCTGAGACAGAAGCCTTACGGGCTCGTAAGCGCTGCCCTAAATGTCATACTGCGATGGATAGTTACCTGCTTGACAATAGCCATAAACTTCTTATTTGTGGTAACAATCCTATTTGTGATGGATTTATCGTTGAAGAAGGCACTTTCAAAATTAAAACTTATGAAGGTCCGGTTGTTGAGTGCGATAAATGTGGCAGTGAAATGCATCTTAAATCAGGGCGTTTTGGCCTCTATATGGGATGCACTAATGCTGAGTGTAAAAATACCCGTAAAATTCTTAAAAATGGTGATGTTGCGCCACCAAAAGAAGATCCGGTTGATTTACCTGAACTAAAATGTACTAAATCAGATGCGCATTTTGTACTTCGTGATGGCGCTTCAGGTATTTTCCTCGCAGCGCATAATTTCCCTAAATCTAGAGAGACAAGAACCCCGTCAGTTGCCGAGCTTAAACGCTTTGAAGATCGTTTATCTGATAAATTTATTTATTTAGCGCAGGCGCCAGAAAAAGATCCTGATGGCAATGATGCTATAGTTCGTTTTAGTCGTAAAAATAAGCAACAATACGTCACATCAGAAGTTAATGGTAAGTCTACTGGTTGGGTCATGAACTACATTGATGGTAAATGGGTCAATAGTAAAAAATGAATATTGAATATTGAATAATATCTGATGGCTAGGAGAAGGCAGCAATGAAACTACAACAGCTTCGCTATATTATTGAAGTTGCCAATAATGAGCTTAATGTTTCATTGACTGCTGAAAAGCTTTATACCTCACAGCCGGGGATCAGCAAACAGATTAAACAATTAGAAGAAGAACTCGGAGTACAAATTTTTCTGCGCTCGGGCAAACACTTATCAGACATTACACCAATTGGCATGAAAATAATTGATGTTGCCAGAGATATTCTTAATAAAACTCACGATATCAAAGTCATTGCTCAAGAGTTTACCAAGCCCAATCTTGGTACACTTTCGATCACAACGACCTATACTCAGGCCCGTTATGCATTGCCATCAGTGATCCAGAAATTTATGCAAGTGTATCCTGAAATCGCTTTAAAAATAGAGCAAGGTGATGCAGCTCAAAGTATTAGTAATCTTAAAAATCGGGTTACCGATTTTGCAGTAATGACTGACATTAGTAATTTAAATGATGAAATGATAGCTCTACCTTGCTATCATTGGAATCATGCTATTGTCGTTACGAAAGAACATCCTTTAGCTAACAAAACAATTATTCAACTAGATGAATTAGTCCAGTACCCATTAATTAGTTATGATTCAACTAAAGATGGAACCGATATTGGGCAAACCTTTATTGAAGCGGGTAAGTCTGCTAATATTGTTTTTAATACAGCAGATGCCGGCTTAATCAAAACGTACGTTAAACTCGGTGCTGGCGTTGGTGTTATTGCTAAAATGGCAATAGATGAACAATATGATCAAGACTTAGTAATATTAAATGCAAGCCATATCTTTTCGTATCATACGACTTATATTGTTTTTTTGCGTTCCTTATATTTACGAAACTACATGTATGATTTTATTTATCAATTTTCTGCACATTTAGATAAGAAAATGGTTAATCAAGCTATAGCGTGTACAAATAATAATCAAATATTAACGATGTTTAATGGTGTGAAATTAATGGTGAAGTAGGTTATAATGCGCCGTTTTGTTATCATAGAAAAAAAGAAGAGGCACTTATGCTTAATGCGTTTAAATTAAATAATAAACACTTAGCGAAAATTAATAATGATGTTGATATTAATAGTGCCGCTTGGGTTGATCTAATCGAACCTGAGGAAATTGATCGCGAAGTTGTTTTGGCTGAGCTTGGCCAAAATTTAGCCACGAGTTTTGAACTAGATGATATTGAGGCTTCAGCACGTTTTTTTGAAGATAAAGAAGGCTTACATGTCCATTCCTTTTTCTTCTTTGCTGATGCTGAAGATAGAGCTGGTAACTCAACCGTCGCTTTTACGATTAATAACGGTCGATTATTTACCTTAAGAGAGCGCGATTTACCTGCTTTTCGTTTATATCGTATGCGTTCACGCTATCAAGAAATGGTTGATGGTAATGCTTATGAGATTTTACTCGATCTTTTTGAGGTAAAAGTTGAACAATTGGCAGATGAAATTGAAAATATCTATAGTGAGCTTGAAGAACTTAGCCTAATTATCATGAACCGTGAAGCTCAAGAGCATTATGATGAAGCAATAACAAAACTTGCTGAGATAGAAGATATTGCTTGGAAAGTTAGACTCTGTTTGATGGATAGCCAGCGCGCTTTAAACTACTTAATTAGACGAGCCAAAATGCCGCATAATCAATTAGATCAAGCTCGTGAAGTTATTCGCGATATTGAATCACTGATCCCGCATAATGAATCATTGTTTCAAAAAGTTAACTTCTTAATGCAAGCCGCGACAGGTTTTATTAATATCGAGCAAAGCCGGATCATTAAAATATTCTCGGTAGTATCTGTGGTATTTTTACCGCCAACAGTGGTTGCATCAGCATATGGTATGAACTTTGATTTTATGCCAGAAACGCATTGGGACTATGGTTATCCTATGGCATTAGGTCTTATGCTAGTTGCCGGCCTTGCACCTTATGTCTACTTTAAACTAAAAAAATGGTTATAGTTCTTATAAATTAAGCTATTTTTTAGCAGTTCAAGATCCTAATTTCAATAGCGCTGCAATTAATTATTATAAGCCAGCGCTTATATCATCATTAGCACTATGATATTTTGTTTTTTTCATAACAAAACCTCATTGACTACTTTATAATTCCCCACTATTTGATAATAAAAATATTGGAGTTATTTTTCATGGATGTAAATCATCAAGCCGTTAATTCAACATCTCGTATTGCATTAGCAAGCTTTATTGGCACTGCTATTGAATTTTATGATTTCTACATTTATGCAACTGCCGCTGCATTAGTTATTGGACCGGTTTTTTTTCCTGATAGCTCACCATCAGCGCAAGCGCTACAATCTTTTGCAACCTTTGGTATTGCATTTATTGCACGGCCGATTGGTGCCATGTTATTTGGTCATTTTGGTGATAGGATTGGTCGTAAATCAACCTTAGTTTTTTCATTAATATTGATGGGACTTGCAACAACATTAATTGGCTTATTACCTGGCCATAGTTCGATTGGTTTTTGGGCTCCGCTGTTATTATGTATTTTACGTTTAGCGCAGGGTCTTGGGCTTGGCGGGGAGTGGGGCGGCGCTGCATTGTTGGCGACTGAAAACGCACCTAAAGGTAAACGAGCACTATTTGGTATGTTCCCGCAATTGGGTCCATCAATTGGATTTTTGATGTCTAATGCGGTTTTCTTAATAGTAACATTATCATTATCGAATGAACAATTTCTACAATGGGGATGGCGTATTCCTTTTATTTTAAGTGCGGTATTAGTGATTATTGGTCTTTATATTCGTTTAAAGCTTGTTGAAAGCCCAATTTTTGCAAAAACATTATCGGCTAAAAAACAGGTTAAAATGCCAGTCATTAATATGTTTAAATACCATTGGCAAGCCGTAATCTTAGGCTCATTTTCAATGGTTGGCTGCTATACGTTATTTTATATTACTACCGCCTTTTTACTGCAATACGGCACTAAATATTTAGCCATTGCTAAAGATAGCTTTTTAAGTTTTCTTTGTATTGCAATTGTCTTTATGGCGATAGCAACGCCGATTTCTGCGCTATTAAGCGATAAATACGGACGAAAACCAGTTCTAATCATTGGCTTATTATGTACCGCAATATCGGGCACTTTGATGACGATGTTTATGACGAGTGGTTCTGATCTCCTTATCTTAAGCTTTTTAAGTTTAGAGCTATTTTTAATGGGGATCATCTTTGCACCAATGGGGGCTTTATTACCAGAAATATTTCCAACTAATGTGCGCTATACTGGCTCATCTGTCGCTTATAGTGTTGGCGGAATATTAGGGGCATCACTTGCACCAATCATCGCTAATTACTTAGTTGCACAAGGTAGTTTGGTTTGGGTTGGCTATTATGTATCAGTCACCTCGTTAATTAGTGTTATTGCTATTGCGTTAATTAAAGAAACGAAAGATAGCCAATTTGCTAATTAACTACCATAATAAATTATTCAAAGGTAGCCATTATTAATTGACACAACATTATTGCATTGCAGTAAAAATTTTTGTGCCATAAAATAGTGGCTTTAGTCTTATGATTGAACAAGGTCGAGAGATGGAAAAGCTATTAGTTGCAGATATTGGCGGTACTAATGCCCGTTTTGCTTTATATAATAAAGCGACAAAAACATTATCAAATATCGAAAAATATACTATTACTGATGAAACGCGTTTACCCCAATTAATTACACACTACCTAGAGCAATGTGGCGTTAAGGTTGAGCGTGCTTGCCTTGCTATAGCTTGTCCAATTGAGGGCGATAAAATTGCTATGACAAATAACCACATAGAGTTTTCACGTAGCGAGTTGCAATCATCACTTTGTTTAAAGCAGCTAGAAGTGATCAATGATTTTACTGCTGTTGCCATGTCAGTGCCTGCGCTAAAAGAGCAAGACAAATGTCAAATTGGTGGCAAAGAGCCTGATATGAAT from Orbaceae bacterium lpD04 encodes:
- a CDS encoding amidohydrolase — encoded protein: MVTDHSYAESVYINGYIYTADSKNTVCEAIAIADGYIIACGSTSQIKSLVNQDTDIIDLQGKTMLPGIIDAHLHPFWGGMQLSGCHLDYASLTVEDTLTKIQNYLDRDPCNSSNDWLQVRGWLRQEVLPLGTDITRADLDRLQTARPVILFSNDCHTLVANTRALEKFALDRNTPEPKDGKIGRTADGELNGILEDAPAMRAFDSIPALNDKQAIEVAKLVQHELNKQGVTTAMDARAAELQFNAFKALSHQDNLTIRLFGAAEITPDDAITPSDIVKSIHKVKLFAESYSDTKAQPKPGLKISLVKFFVDGVLQAPLMTASLLKPYRINQGSFEQPNFVESNRLGDLYYDNAILAQLIIAASEAGFNPHMHTVADGAIETVLNHIQTMREQYPHLNHIRPSLAHNELAAPHQYKRFADLNAIATVSFQWAGPTNEMMEQFNLMLGAERYNDLEPCAKFIDAGAKVAFGSDWPIDPLNEWYNFKVAMTRTGYSHVGKKTKRLDSDRNLTITEVLRAATIDAAFMLSQEQYIGSIETGKFADLIIVDKNPFTISADEIEHIKIIKTIVGGKLVYKHE
- the matP gene encoding macrodomain Ter protein MatP; amino-acid sequence: MKYQQLENLEYGWKWKYLTKKHQEGEDITRHLERSEAKNAIQQLLSLEHNPTKVADWITEHLNPELDNRMKQTIRARRKRHFNAEHQNTRKKSIDLEFLVWQRLANLAKRRNVTLSEIIIQLIDDAEQKELYADKVSTIKDDLMSLLFDTKE
- the topA gene encoding type I DNA topoisomerase, which gives rise to MGKSLVIVESPAKAKTINKYLGKEYVVKSSIGHIRDLPVSGNKSTSTSEETKKATGKKVKRSPQQVLVDRMGVDPYHDWQANYEILPGKSKVVAELKKLAKDADTIYLATDLDREGEAIAWHLKEVIGGEDEKYRRVVFNEITKAAIQNAFKKPSLLDIDRVNAQQARRFMDRVVGFMLSPLLWKKVARGLSAGRVQSVAVALVVEREREIHAFIPQEYWDLYADLKTKAKDKLAMQVTHFKNKAFEPKDRVAIDMALDELNHCQYQVKNIEEKPTKSNPTAPFITSTLQQAASTRLGFGVKKTMTLAQRLYEAGYITYMRTDSTNLSQDALNMVRGYVEKEFGKKYLPEKPNFYASKQNSQEAHEAIRPSDVSLLGEHLTDLESDARKLYQLIWRQFVACQMTVAEYSSTTISVQAGNFTLKAKGRTLRFDGWTKVQPQLMKNNDDKILPAVKIDEMLELLTLTPTQHFTKPAARYNEASLVRELEKRGIGRPSTYATIISTIQDRGYVRLDSRRFYAEKIGEIVTDRLSENFNDLMSYDFTARMEDTLDDVANKKNDWKHVLNTFFADFSSHLDVAEKEPNEGGMQLNPLVLTPEVKCPNCQREMGIKTASTGVFLACSGYSLPPKERCKQTINLIPEHEALNILEDDSENSTAETEALRARKRCPKCHTAMDSYLLDNSHKLLICGNNPICDGFIVEEGTFKIKTYEGPVVECDKCGSEMHLKSGRFGLYMGCTNAECKNTRKILKNGDVAPPKEDPVDLPELKCTKSDAHFVLRDGASGIFLAAHNFPKSRETRTPSVAELKRFEDRLSDKFIYLAQAPEKDPDGNDAIVRFSRKNKQQYVTSEVNGKSTGWVMNYIDGKWVNSKK
- a CDS encoding LysR substrate-binding domain-containing protein, yielding MKLQQLRYIIEVANNELNVSLTAEKLYTSQPGISKQIKQLEEELGVQIFLRSGKHLSDITPIGMKIIDVARDILNKTHDIKVIAQEFTKPNLGTLSITTTYTQARYALPSVIQKFMQVYPEIALKIEQGDAAQSISNLKNRVTDFAVMTDISNLNDEMIALPCYHWNHAIVVTKEHPLANKTIIQLDELVQYPLISYDSTKDGTDIGQTFIEAGKSANIVFNTADAGLIKTYVKLGAGVGVIAKMAIDEQYDQDLVILNASHIFSYHTTYIVFLRSLYLRNYMYDFIYQFSAHLDKKMVNQAIACTNNNQILTMFNGVKLMVK
- the corA gene encoding magnesium/cobalt transporter CorA; protein product: MLNAFKLNNKHLAKINNDVDINSAAWVDLIEPEEIDREVVLAELGQNLATSFELDDIEASARFFEDKEGLHVHSFFFFADAEDRAGNSTVAFTINNGRLFTLRERDLPAFRLYRMRSRYQEMVDGNAYEILLDLFEVKVEQLADEIENIYSELEELSLIIMNREAQEHYDEAITKLAEIEDIAWKVRLCLMDSQRALNYLIRRAKMPHNQLDQAREVIRDIESLIPHNESLFQKVNFLMQAATGFINIEQSRIIKIFSVVSVVFLPPTVVASAYGMNFDFMPETHWDYGYPMALGLMLVAGLAPYVYFKLKKWL
- a CDS encoding MFS transporter, with product MDVNHQAVNSTSRIALASFIGTAIEFYDFYIYATAAALVIGPVFFPDSSPSAQALQSFATFGIAFIARPIGAMLFGHFGDRIGRKSTLVFSLILMGLATTLIGLLPGHSSIGFWAPLLLCILRLAQGLGLGGEWGGAALLATENAPKGKRALFGMFPQLGPSIGFLMSNAVFLIVTLSLSNEQFLQWGWRIPFILSAVLVIIGLYIRLKLVESPIFAKTLSAKKQVKMPVINMFKYHWQAVILGSFSMVGCYTLFYITTAFLLQYGTKYLAIAKDSFLSFLCIAIVFMAIATPISALLSDKYGRKPVLIIGLLCTAISGTLMTMFMTSGSDLLILSFLSLELFLMGIIFAPMGALLPEIFPTNVRYTGSSVAYSVGGILGASLAPIIANYLVAQGSLVWVGYYVSVTSLISVIAIALIKETKDSQFAN